The Rufibacter sp. DG15C region TTTAAAAGTGGTCTCCTCGCCAAAGCAAGTGTTGGCCATTTTTAGCTCGCCGTCATAATAAAAGAAGCTCTGCACAAACACCGGTAGTCCGCACATGCTGATGCCGCCACCCAAATCCAAGCCTTGGTCTACGTACTGGCAGGCCGCGCCCAATGCGTTGGGTTGGTTGATGACACCCAGATGCCGACTGGTGGGCCGGGCCACGTAAATTTTCCCATCGGGGCCAATCTGTAAGCTTCCGCCCACGTAGCGCTGGGCGCCGTCCTGGCCAATATTGGCAATCTTCACTGCTGAAGAAGCGACTAGTGCCGGGCTGCCCGCCAAAAGGTTGACCTGCATCAAGTCTAAGTTGCCAGAAGTGGTGTAGTAGAGCTTGGACATGTCTGGAGAAAACTCTGCCCCATATCCACTGAAAAAGCCATTGACGGGGATCGGGTTGGAAATAGTGCCTGTTGAGGCGTTAAAGTCATAAATTTCAACCCCCACCGCATAAGAGGCCACAGCCAGCCGGCGGCCGTCTGGAGATGCCTTCATGCAACCAATGGCGGTGGTGTTGTTGTTTTCCAACTTGTGCACCCTGCCTGTTTTGCTAATGATAGGCTTCGTCTGTACTCCGTTTTTAGTGACCAGAAAGGTTTTGAACGCGTCTGTGCCGTATTCATGGCAAATGACCCAGATGTCCTGCCGGTTGATGTGCTGTACGGCTGTAACCATTTCAGAGACCGGTGCTGCCAGAAACACATTCTTTTCTACCACTTGTCCCTTGCCGCCTTGCAATGACATGTCTACCGTGCTGTACCTAAGGCCATTGGGTTGCGCGTTGTTGGCGTTGGTGAAAATATAATACCGCTGGGGCTGGCCCGGTGCAGGTACCACCACCGCGGCCTGGGCCGTGGAAGAGTGGCCCAATAACCCGGTACCGTCTGCCATTACCTTGTGGTCATGGCTCCAAACAGTGATGCCGTCTGTGTAGAAAAGCAGGTTGCCCTGGGCGTCTGAAATGGAGGCGCAACCCTCAGAGGTGTTCATGGCGCTGTTGAGCAGAGGCTTGGGGGTGCCAGATCTAAAATCCAAGGCGGCATTATTCCCGAAGTACCAATACGTGCCCTGCCCTTGTGCAGAGACGCTCTCAGGCAAACAAAAAAGCAAGAAGAGAAAGGCTAGGATACCTGCTAGCAACCTAGTAATAACAGATGAACGCACAAGAAAGGGTTTAGATAGAATTGGGGGAACAAATCTAAGAAAGCCGAAGGGGATTTGAAATAGCATCTGGTTGCTATTTCATTCACAGCCTCAGTTACTTACGTTTTTAGCCTCTTTTCCAGAAAATAGCCCCAAAATGCCTTGTTAAGCACCTTTGTCTTTTAGCTCAAGGAAAGATGTCGCTTTGAAAGATAGTGAAGATACTAGTTTCCTCTAAGTGGTTTGGCCGATCTACTGGGCGAGGTAGGAGTGGTGCTGGCAGCAGCCTGCTTCATGCGCTTGGGGCCGTACCACAACCAGAAGCCCGTGATGGTGAAGATGAGTAAAGCCACGCCCATGATGGTGCTGTAGATGACTTTCAAAACACCGCTATCCAAGCCAAGAATCCTGTCCAAGATTGAGCCGTCATGTAGGTTTTCAATGAAGTCGGCGCGGCGGGTTTCCAGGTGCAGAACTTTGCCCGTGGTAGCGTCCAGCTGTACGCCTATGTAGTCTTCCACAAACAGGAACTTGACGGTGCCTTTGTCTGGGCGCATGTCTATGCGGTCCAGGGTGAGCATAGACGTGTCTTTGCCTAGAGAGTCTTGTATGGCGTTGAACGCATTTTTAGTAAGACTGTCCACGGGGAGCCAGTCTTGCAGGTGGGTAGAGGTGCCCGTATAGGTTTTGGCTAGTATTATGCCACCCGTGTGCTTTTTCCAGCCCAATAGCAGACCCGTAATAGAGATGACAAAAAAGAACACGAACAGCAAAGCCCCCGTGAGCCGGTGAACCTTCCGGAAGTCACGCAAGACGCGTGCTTGTTTCTGGCGTTTGGTACTGTCTGTGTTCATGTAATGGAAGCTAATTAAGGAACGCTCCGTCTCCAAAGTTAGTACACCAGAAACAAACCATCTGCCCTAAAACCAAAAGAGCCCGAAGACTTTCGTTTTCGGGCTCTTTTCTGGGAAACAAGCCAAAAATGGCCTGCCATATAGTCTCTCCTAGAAGTTGGGAGACAACAGGTATTTGCTGTAGAAATCGTCAATCACCTTAACGGCGTCTGTGGCGTTGTCTACCAGGTGTACCAGGTCCATGTCTTCTGGGCTGATGTTGCTTTCTTGGTGCAACATTACGTCTCTAATCCAGTCAAACATGCCTTGCCAGTAGGCTTTGCCCACCAACACAATCGGGAACTTGCCAATCTTTTTGGTCTGGATCAAGGTGATGGCTTCAAACAACTCATCTAGCGTTCCAAAGCCGCCTGGCATGCCAATAAAGCCTTGGGCGTATTTCACGAACATCACTTTGCGCACAAAGAAGTAGTCAAAGTTGATGAGCTTGTCTGGATCAATGTAAATGTTGTTGAACTGCTCAAACGGCAAGTGGATGTTCAAGCCCACAGAGCGTCCGCCTTCTGAATGCGCGCCCTTGTTACCGGCTTCCATGATGCCTGGGCCACCGCCCGTGATTACGCCGTAACCGTGGCGCACCAGCTTGGCGGCAATCTCCTCGGCCATGATGTAGTACGGGTTGTCTGCCTTGGTGCGGGCAGAACCGAAGATAGACACGCACGGTCCAATCTTGGCCATCTTCTCAAAGCCCTCTACAAACTCAGACATCACCTTAAAGATCTGCCAGGAGTCTGCTATTTTAATCTCATTCCAGTTCTTGTCTGTGAACGCCTCTCTAATGCGCTTGTCATCCTCAGAGATCTGGGGGACCTCGCGCTTGGCCATCTTTTTAGCCTCATGCAAAGAGGATACTTTGTTGTCATTGGCGTCTGGCTGGACAATGGTCTGTCCGCTGCCCACGTTGCTTACCTCGTCTTGCAACTTGGTCTTGCTGGTTTTTCTCAACTTCGTCATAATATCAATCAATCGTTTTTGCCCTCTTTTCTGGAAAACACGCAGAAAACAGAGCGGGTAATTAAATAGGATGGTTACCCTCTAAACAAGAGAGCGGTTGTGTACAGGATAAAGGTCTGTAAGCCTTTGGAACAACGGGTTAACCGGGCAAAAGTAAGAGACGCAGACACCGGCAGGACCTTTTTTGAAGATCCAGCAGAAGCGACTCAGACTAAGATCCAGGATTTTATTTTGACCGGATGGCCACCACGGGGTCAAGGTGGGAAGCAATCACCGCCGGGATGATCCCCGACAATACCCCAATCACGACCGATACGCCCAACCCTAAAAGTATGTTGCCGGGCGTCAGGATTATTTCCAATGACCCCATTGGGATGAACGTGATCAAAGACACCAGTAAGATGCCCACGCCGCCGCCTATCAAGCTCAGGAACACAGACTCAAACAAGAACTGGAACAGGATGAAAAAGTTCTTAGCCCCCAGTGATTTCTGAATACCAATGATGTTGGTGCGCTCTTTCACAGACACAAACATGATGTTGGCAATACCAAAGCCGCCCACCAGAATAGAAAAGCCGCCAATCACCCAGCCCGCCAGACCAATAATGGAAAAGAGGTTACTAATCTCATCTTGCATCATCTCTGAGCGGTTTACGGCAAAGCTGTCGTTCTGGTACGGCTTGAGGCCGCGTATGGTGCGCATCTTGCCGCGTACCTCGTACTCCAGGTTCTGCAGGCCAGGGTCGTCTACCCGCCCTTTTATCATGAGCGACGGTTGTACGCCCCTGGGGCCGCCGGCAAACATCTTCCCGAACGCGCCAAACGGCACATACGAGTTCTTGTCATTGGTAGGCAGGCCCTCAAACAGCCCGGCACCTTGTTTCTCCATGATACCCACCACCGTAAAGCGCTGGCCCATCACCTTAAGGGTCTGGCCTACGCCGTTGCCTTGCGGAAACAGGTTCTCTGCCACCTCATGGCCAATGATGATTACGTTGCGAGAACCGTCTACCTCTTGTTGGGTAAAGTAGCGGCCTTCTGCAATGGGTACTTCGGCTACCTGGTTAAAGTTAAGCGACACGCCCTGCATCATGATGCCGGTCATGCTGTTATTCAAATGCTTGAAGGTGTTGCCACCCCGGCGCGACACAATGGCCACGCCCTCATCGTTCTCCAGGGTTTCTTCTAGGTAACGGTACTCCCGCACGGTAGCCGGCGGACGCTTCATGTACTCCCACCAAGGCATGTCATCCCCCTTAAAAATCCAGGGCCACTTTTCAATGTAGATGATGCGCTCGCCCACAAAGCTCATGCTCTGCCTAATGCTTCGCTCTAAAGAGTCCACCACCGTAAAGACAGAGATGATGGCAAAGATTCCTATGGTCACGCCCAGCAAGGAAAGCAACGTGCGTAACAGGTTGGACTTCAGGGCCTGCATCGCAAAGCGGAGACTTTCAAAAACTAGCCGTAAATAGATCATTCTACCCCTTAAGTTAACTTAGTTGGCTAAAAGTAAAATAAATTAAGACAATCTGCCTACCTTTGCCCTCTATTTTTGTAGATATTTTAATACCGTAATATTAAATATGAAGTTATCAGAGTTTAGATTTGACCTGCCCGAAGGTCTATTGGCCACACATCCGGCCCAGAACCGTGACGAGGCCCGCATGATGGTGCTACACCGTGACAGCGGCAAGATTGAGCACAAAATCTTCAAGGACATCATTGGGTATTTTGACGAAGGCGACGTGATGGTGACCAACAACACCAAAGTGTTTCCGGCGCGCATGTACGGCAACAAAGAGAAGACCGGTGCCAAGATTGAAGTGTTCCTGTTGCGTGAGCTGGATAAGCGCATTCACTTATGGGACGTGTTGGTAGACCCGGCGCGCAAGATACGGGTAGGCAACAAGCTGTATTTTGGCGAAAGTGACCTGGTAGCTGAAGTTATTGACAACACCACCTCTAGAGGCCGTACCATCAAGTTCTTGTTTGACGGCACAGATGAGGAGTTCTATAAAACCATTCATGACCTAGGTGAGACGCCTCTGCCTAAGTACATCAAGCGCGAGCCAGAGCCAGAAGACCAGGAGCGTTACCAAACGGTATACGCCGAGATCACAGGCGCCGTAGCCGCTCCAACCGCCGGTCTGCACTTTACCAAAGAGGTATTAAAGCGCCTGGAGTTGAAAGGGGTGGACGTAGCACCTATCACCTTACACGTGGGCTTGGGTACGTTCCGTCCGGTAGACGTAGAGGACTTGACCAAGCACAAGATGGACTCTGAGCAGTTCTTTGTAACAGAAGAGACCGCTGCCATTGTGAACCGCGCCTTAGACAACAAGAAGCGCGTGTGTGCCATTGGTACCACATCTATGCGCGCCATGGAGTCTTCTGTGTCTGCCAACAACCGCCTTAAGGCAAACGAGGGCTGGACAGACCGCTTCATCTTCCCGCCGTATGACTTCAAAATTGCCAACAGCCTTATCACCAACTTCCACATGCCAGAATCTACCTTGTTGATGATGGCTGCGGCGTTTGGTGGCTATGACCTGGTCATGGAAGCCTACAGAACCGCCATTAAAGAAGAGTACAAGTTCTTTAGCTACGGCGACGTGATGTTGATTCTATAGTCTTTCGTTTTTGGCCTCTTTTGGCCAAAACAACCCAAAAACGCCTTGGCTCTGGTCAAGGCGTTTTTGTTTTTTAGGGTGGTGGGTTTGGCGTAGAAAAAAATAAAGCGCTGTTCTTTTGAGGCTCCATGCAGACCAAGTATCTTTAGGAGTTGGATTTTGTGAAGTTGATTGACGCGTAAGATGTTCCCCAGCCATCATTAGAGGCGCCTACCCATAAGCACAGCCGTTTTCCTCCCCCACAAAGCGTATTTACAAGGCCTTTTTTCAGGTACCTGATGACAAAAGGCAGATTGGTTGTTTTATAAGGTAAAGAAGACTAAAAAGGGATATGTTGTTTGCAGAAGACGCTTACCTCCATTCGCCAAAGGCGGGCCAGAATAAGCAGGACGTGCAGGAGTTGGAACGTGAGCTGGAGGAGACCAAAAAGCGCCTTCAACGGTTGCAGGAAGAACTGTACGTAACCAAGGGAGAGCTGCACCTGCTACGGGAGCAGCAGACCCACCCATCTTCGCTGGGAACTCGCCTAGATTCTAGCCGCGCAGAACTGGACCTGGCAGAATACAAGCGCATTGTGGCTTTAGAGCGTCTGGGCAAAGAAGTCCTGGAACGCAACGCCTCGCCCCATTATTCCCTTCAAGAAACCATTGCCTTTTACCTGTCTGGCATTGAGAAAATCCACGGGGACATGCTGCTGTCTTTTATGCGCCTGCAAGGCGACAAGCTCTATACGTTTGCCGCGCCCAGCCTTCCTGCAAGCTACGGTGAGTTGCTCAACGGTACGCCTATTGGAGACAATGTGGGCTCCTGTGGAACAGCGGCCTTCTTTAAGGAAAAAGTCATAGTCACAGACATTGCCAATGACAAACGTTGGTCAGCTTTTAAAGACCTAGCCTTGTCCTATGGCTTAAAGGCGAGCTGGTCCTTTCCCATCATTGGTGGCAACCAGCAGGTGTTGGGCACGCTGGCGGTGTACTACCGTAAGGTAAAAGCACCCACCCCGGCAGAAGAAAGCTCTCTGGACAGCATCAGGAACCTGTTGCAGCTCATCCTGGAAAGTAAGCTAGCCGAAGAAGCCCTGCGCCAGAGCAATGACCGGTACCACCTGGCCACCGCGGCCACCAATGACGCCATCTATGACTGGGACATTGTAAACAACAGTCTGTACTGGGGCATAGGCTTTGAGAAGGTGTTTGGCTTTAAGCGAACTCCGCAGAACTCCACCCTTGATTTCTGGACAAGCCTTCTGCACCCCCTGGACAAAGAATCTACCAGTCAGTCGTTAGACGCGACCTTGCAAGATAGGCAGGCTAATAAATGGCAGATAGAATACAGGTCTATTAGAGAAGACGGTGCCACCGTTTACATAGAGGAGCGCGGCTTTATCATAAGGGACGAGGCTGGGAACGCAGTTAGAATGGTGGGCGCCGTCCATGACATTACAGAGCGCCGGCACGCCGAGGAAGAGTTGCGCAAGCTTTCTGTTATTGCCAAAGAAACCAGTAACGGGGTGCTTATCCTGCAATTAGGCGGCGAGTTGCATTGGGTCAATGACGCCTTTACCCGCATGATGGGCTGGACCCTCACAGAAGTGCTGGGGAAATCGCCGGGCAGCCTCATGAACGGCGAAGAAACAGACCCCGCCACCATTGCGCAGATTCACGTGCACATGGACCAGCATCTGCCCTTTGAGTGCGAATTGATCCAATACTCCAAAACTGGTCAGAAATACTGGTTCAGGTTACAGATACAACCTTTAGAGGATTCCAACTCAGAAGTAGACCTGTTCTTTGTGCTCTTGACGGACATCACCCAGAAAAAAGAAGAGGAGCAGCAGCTTCGGCTTTTGGAGTCTGTCATCACCAACACCAAAGACGCAATTGCTATCAGCAAAGTAGACCCTGTGCCGGGGAACGAGCTGGAAACCATTTTTGTGAACCCCGCTTTTACCCAGTTAACCGGCTACACGCCAGAAGACGTGCTGGGCAAAGAGCTGAAAATGCTGAGCGGCCCTAGTGAGCTGTGGTCTCAAGAAGAAGCCCTGGTAAAGTTTAGTGAGGCCATTGCCCACGGTGAAACATACGAGGTTGAGTTAATCAACTACAGAAAAAACGGGGAGAAATACTGGGCACATCTGGAGTCCATTCCCATCTACAACAAAGCCGGTGAGCACGCCTACTGGTTGTTTGTGCACCAAGACATCACTGCCCGTAAAAACTACCTGGCAGAGCGGGAGGTCTTGATTGCCGAACTCACCCAAAACAACGCAGACCTCAAGCAGTTCTCTTTTATCACCTCGCATAACCTACGCGCACCTCTGTCTAACTTGGTGGGCATCTCCAACCTGATTGACTTGGAGGCCATTCCCGAAGGCAGGAACCGGCTGTTGGTGGAGAAATTCAAGGAGTCTACCCAGAAGCTGAACCACGTCATTGATGATCTGCTGGAAATTCTCATCATCAAGAACAACGTAGCCCTCAAGAAGGAACGCCTCTCTCTGGCCTCTGCCTTTGAGAAAGTGCAGGCATCTCTGGACCGTCTATTGCAAGAAGCGCAGGCCCAAGTGCAGGTAGATTTCTCGGGTGGCCATGAGGTGGTGGGTAATGCGGGCTATCTGCATAGCATCCTCTTGAATCTGCTGTCCAATGCCATTAAATACCGCTCTCCAGAAAGACCTTTGCAGGTGCATTTGAAAACAGAGCGTAACCAAGATATGCTAGAGCTTTCATTCTCAGACAACGGCCTGGGCATGGATTTGAACAGGTACGGAGACCGCATCTTTGGCCTATACCAGCGGTTCCATGACCACGCCGACAGCAAGGGGATGGGCCTTTACATTGTCCACTCACAGATAAAAGCCATGGGCGGTACTATTTTTGTAAGCAGTGAGGTAAATAAAGGAACTACCTTTGTGCTTCAGTTTAAGACGCAGTAGATCATGGTGGACAAAGTATTGTTAATTGACGATGATGAGATCGCCCTCATGCTCAGTGAGCTGGTCCTTGAACTGAATGGATTCGCCCAAAAGGTAGTCAAGCTCACCAACGGCAAACAGGGGCTTGATTTTTTTGAGAACCTGACAGCAGGATTGCAGGATGTAGCCGCAAGCGAGGCGCCTTCCTTGGTCTTCCTGGATTTGAACATGCCCATCATGAACGGCTGGGACTTTTTGGACGGCTTTTTACGTAAATACCAAGTGTTGTTCCCAGAGACGCGCGTGGTGGTGCTTTCCTCTACCGTTGACCCAGAGGATTTTGCGCGCGCCAAGCAGTATGACTTTGTGGTTGATTTCCTGAACAAGCCATTGAGTGACGAGGCCCTGTCAGGCTTGCGCACCAATAGTAAATTGCAGAACCTGTTCCACGTCTAAAGCACCGTTGCTTTCTTTTTGCGGTTTGGTCCGTTTCGTTTTTAGCCTGATTTTCAGAAAACAGCCCAAAAACGCTTGATCCTGCTGGTGGCCTTCTTTCCTTTCTGTATTTTGCACTGTCCATGCAAACACCTCCTTACCCAACCTATGCCATTGTAGTGGCCGGCGGCTCTGGCAGCCGCATGAATGCCCCCTTGCCCAAGCAGTTTCTGCCGGTGGCAGGCCTGCCTGTGTTAATGCACACCCTGTTGCGCTTTCACACCTACAATCCGGTCATGCCCATTGTACTGGTGTTGCCAGAACCCGAAATGGCCCGCTGGCAGGAACTCTGCCAGCTACATGGTTTTCAGGTGCGGCATAGTTTAGTGGCCGGTGGAAAGACCAGGTACCAGTCGGTGCAGAACGGATTGGCGGCCCTGCGCATCTATGAGGACGGGGTGGTGGCCGTGCATGACGGCGTACGGCCCTTTGTGACCCAGGATATCATTCATAACGCCTTTGAGACAGCCAACGAACTGGGAAGCGCCGTAGTGGCCGTAGCCTTGAAGGATTCTATCAGGCGCGTGACGGGCAACGTCTCCAAAGCCGTGAATAGAAATGCCTATAAAATGGTGCAGACGCCGCAGTGCTTCAGGTTGCCGTTGCTGCGCCGCGCCTATGAGCAGGGTGAGAGCTCCCAGTTCACCGATGACGCCTCTGTGGTGGAGAAGTTCGGGCATAAGATTCATTTGGTGGAAGGTTCTTACCAGAACATCAAACTCACCACCCCCGAAGACATGATCCTGGCAGAGGCCATTCTGGCCGCCGAGCGCGCCGGTCTGTTGCCCTAGCAGTTGCCTCATTGGCCTATTCGTCTAAAACCAATATCCTACCCGTTCATGGAAGACCCAAAGATTGTTGACTTAGCTGAGAAGCGCCTGGCAGGCCTGCGCATCACCACCAGCCTGGTAGAAAACAACGCACCAGCACTTTGGCAACAGTTCATGCCGCGCCACCGCGAGATTGCCCATAGAGTGGGACAGGAGTTGTATTCAGTGCAGGAGTACCCGGTCAACTTCTTTAGTCAGGTAGTGGATCCCAATACCAAGTTTGAGAAGTGGGCGGCAGTAGAAGTGAGCACTGTAGAGCATCTGCCAGAAGGCCTAGAATTGCTGGTAGTGCCCGCCGGGAAGTATGCCGTGTTTCTACACAAGGGCATTTCCAGTGAGTTTCATGTGACGGCGGGCCATATCTTCGGGACGTGGTTACCTACGTCTGGGTACACCCTGGACCACCGGCCGCATTTTGAGGTGATGGGCGAAAAGTACTTAGGCCATACCAACCCCGCCTCTGAAGAGCAAGTCTGGATTCCCATCAAGTAAACTCAAGCTCAATACCAGGTAAAGGTCGGTTTTGGCCTCTTTTCCAGAAGAGAGGCTAAAAACGAAGCCCCTTCCAAACATCTGTTGATTCTAAAGACCTTAGCGGCTTGCTGAAAATTGATTCTAAACAGAATTATTGAGCGAAGACCGGTCGGTTCTCCAGAAACTGCTGGTGGGCCAATACCGTCTCAGGCGTGATCTTCTCTAGTTGCGGATTGGCTTGGGAGATGTTGAGCAGGTAGCCTTGCATAGGGAGCAGGTTCAACAAGTCATGCGTGATGCAGAGCACGGTCTTCTGCTGGTCTTGCACCCAGGAGGTCATCAAGTCAAAGACGCGTTTCTTGTGGTACACGTCTAGTTGCTGGGTAGGCTCATCTAGCAAGGCCAATGGCGTTTCCTGCAACATCAGTTGTGCCAGCCACACCAGTTGCTGCTCACCACCAGAAAGGTCTGTGAAGGTCCTGTTACTGAGGTGGGAGATGTGCAGTTGGTCTAATACCTCTTCTACGCGCTGGTAGTCTGCGGCGGTATAGGGCTCCAGCAAACGCTTCTTCCTGAACAGTCCCATCACCACCAACTCACGCGCCAGAATAGGGAAGGCCACGTTGTTCTTCTGGGGCAGATAAGAAAGTGTGCGGGCCATGGCACCGGTACGCGTGGGCAAAGGCTGGCCTTTCACCAACACCTGTCCTTTGTAAAGAATTTGGCCGGTCAAGGCTTTGAGAAAGGTAGACTTGCCGCTGCCGTTGTGCCCAATGATGGCAATGAAGGTGGGGGTGGGCACTAAAA contains the following coding sequences:
- a CDS encoding PepSY-associated TM helix domain-containing protein — translated: MNTDSTKRQKQARVLRDFRKVHRLTGALLFVFFFVISITGLLLGWKKHTGGIILAKTYTGTSTHLQDWLPVDSLTKNAFNAIQDSLGKDTSMLTLDRIDMRPDKGTVKFLFVEDYIGVQLDATTGKVLHLETRRADFIENLHDGSILDRILGLDSGVLKVIYSTIMGVALLIFTITGFWLWYGPKRMKQAAASTTPTSPSRSAKPLRGN
- a CDS encoding TIGR00730 family Rossman fold protein — encoded protein: MAKREVPQISEDDKRIREAFTDKNWNEIKIADSWQIFKVMSEFVEGFEKMAKIGPCVSIFGSARTKADNPYYIMAEEIAAKLVRHGYGVITGGGPGIMEAGNKGAHSEGGRSVGLNIHLPFEQFNNIYIDPDKLINFDYFFVRKVMFVKYAQGFIGMPGGFGTLDELFEAITLIQTKKIGKFPIVLVGKAYWQGMFDWIRDVMLHQESNISPEDMDLVHLVDNATDAVKVIDDFYSKYLLSPNF
- a CDS encoding ABC transporter permease; the encoded protein is MIYLRLVFESLRFAMQALKSNLLRTLLSLLGVTIGIFAIISVFTVVDSLERSIRQSMSFVGERIIYIEKWPWIFKGDDMPWWEYMKRPPATVREYRYLEETLENDEGVAIVSRRGGNTFKHLNNSMTGIMMQGVSLNFNQVAEVPIAEGRYFTQQEVDGSRNVIIIGHEVAENLFPQGNGVGQTLKVMGQRFTVVGIMEKQGAGLFEGLPTNDKNSYVPFGAFGKMFAGGPRGVQPSLMIKGRVDDPGLQNLEYEVRGKMRTIRGLKPYQNDSFAVNRSEMMQDEISNLFSIIGLAGWVIGGFSILVGGFGIANIMFVSVKERTNIIGIQKSLGAKNFFILFQFLFESVFLSLIGGGVGILLVSLITFIPMGSLEIILTPGNILLGLGVSVVIGVLSGIIPAVIASHLDPVVAIRSK
- the queA gene encoding tRNA preQ1(34) S-adenosylmethionine ribosyltransferase-isomerase QueA, with the translated sequence MKLSEFRFDLPEGLLATHPAQNRDEARMMVLHRDSGKIEHKIFKDIIGYFDEGDVMVTNNTKVFPARMYGNKEKTGAKIEVFLLRELDKRIHLWDVLVDPARKIRVGNKLYFGESDLVAEVIDNTTSRGRTIKFLFDGTDEEFYKTIHDLGETPLPKYIKREPEPEDQERYQTVYAEITGAVAAPTAGLHFTKEVLKRLELKGVDVAPITLHVGLGTFRPVDVEDLTKHKMDSEQFFVTEETAAIVNRALDNKKRVCAIGTTSMRAMESSVSANNRLKANEGWTDRFIFPPYDFKIANSLITNFHMPESTLLMMAAAFGGYDLVMEAYRTAIKEEYKFFSYGDVMLIL
- a CDS encoding GAF domain-containing sensor histidine kinase; the protein is MLFAEDAYLHSPKAGQNKQDVQELERELEETKKRLQRLQEELYVTKGELHLLREQQTHPSSLGTRLDSSRAELDLAEYKRIVALERLGKEVLERNASPHYSLQETIAFYLSGIEKIHGDMLLSFMRLQGDKLYTFAAPSLPASYGELLNGTPIGDNVGSCGTAAFFKEKVIVTDIANDKRWSAFKDLALSYGLKASWSFPIIGGNQQVLGTLAVYYRKVKAPTPAEESSLDSIRNLLQLILESKLAEEALRQSNDRYHLATAATNDAIYDWDIVNNSLYWGIGFEKVFGFKRTPQNSTLDFWTSLLHPLDKESTSQSLDATLQDRQANKWQIEYRSIREDGATVYIEERGFIIRDEAGNAVRMVGAVHDITERRHAEEELRKLSVIAKETSNGVLILQLGGELHWVNDAFTRMMGWTLTEVLGKSPGSLMNGEETDPATIAQIHVHMDQHLPFECELIQYSKTGQKYWFRLQIQPLEDSNSEVDLFFVLLTDITQKKEEEQQLRLLESVITNTKDAIAISKVDPVPGNELETIFVNPAFTQLTGYTPEDVLGKELKMLSGPSELWSQEEALVKFSEAIAHGETYEVELINYRKNGEKYWAHLESIPIYNKAGEHAYWLFVHQDITARKNYLAEREVLIAELTQNNADLKQFSFITSHNLRAPLSNLVGISNLIDLEAIPEGRNRLLVEKFKESTQKLNHVIDDLLEILIIKNNVALKKERLSLASAFEKVQASLDRLLQEAQAQVQVDFSGGHEVVGNAGYLHSILLNLLSNAIKYRSPERPLQVHLKTERNQDMLELSFSDNGLGMDLNRYGDRIFGLYQRFHDHADSKGMGLYIVHSQIKAMGGTIFVSSEVNKGTTFVLQFKTQ
- a CDS encoding response regulator codes for the protein MVDKVLLIDDDEIALMLSELVLELNGFAQKVVKLTNGKQGLDFFENLTAGLQDVAASEAPSLVFLDLNMPIMNGWDFLDGFLRKYQVLFPETRVVVLSSTVDPEDFARAKQYDFVVDFLNKPLSDEALSGLRTNSKLQNLFHV
- a CDS encoding 2-C-methyl-D-erythritol 4-phosphate cytidylyltransferase translates to MQTPPYPTYAIVVAGGSGSRMNAPLPKQFLPVAGLPVLMHTLLRFHTYNPVMPIVLVLPEPEMARWQELCQLHGFQVRHSLVAGGKTRYQSVQNGLAALRIYEDGVVAVHDGVRPFVTQDIIHNAFETANELGSAVVAVALKDSIRRVTGNVSKAVNRNAYKMVQTPQCFRLPLLRRAYEQGESSQFTDDASVVEKFGHKIHLVEGSYQNIKLTTPEDMILAEAILAAERAGLLP
- a CDS encoding GyrI-like domain-containing protein — encoded protein: MEDPKIVDLAEKRLAGLRITTSLVENNAPALWQQFMPRHREIAHRVGQELYSVQEYPVNFFSQVVDPNTKFEKWAAVEVSTVEHLPEGLELLVVPAGKYAVFLHKGISSEFHVTAGHIFGTWLPTSGYTLDHRPHFEVMGEKYLGHTNPASEEQVWIPIK
- a CDS encoding ABC transporter ATP-binding protein codes for the protein MAILEIRELVAGYAERVLIRNLSFLVPTPTFIAIIGHNGSGKSTFLKALTGQILYKGQVLVKGQPLPTRTGAMARTLSYLPQKNNVAFPILARELVVMGLFRKKRLLEPYTAADYQRVEEVLDQLHISHLSNRTFTDLSGGEQQLVWLAQLMLQETPLALLDEPTQQLDVYHKKRVFDLMTSWVQDQQKTVLCITHDLLNLLPMQGYLLNISQANPQLEKITPETVLAHQQFLENRPVFAQ